Proteins encoded together in one Gigantopelta aegis isolate Gae_Host chromosome 8, Gae_host_genome, whole genome shotgun sequence window:
- the LOC121379863 gene encoding uncharacterized protein LOC121379863, with amino-acid sequence MGIIIGGFQPAQVKQLTANHIAEITPDVIQRMPKETLKSFSDVQMTSFSTNQANAVTDAQYQYLDAAQRHVINKKATVEFKYTPGVSSHLQHLTLTSLLTVVMCAVFSQTS; translated from the exons ATGGGTATTATTATAG GAGGCTTTCAACCAGCGCAAGTCAAACAACTGACAGCCAATCACATTGCAGAGATTACTCCTGATGTCATTCAGCGCATGCCCAAGGAAACACTGaag aGTTTCAGCGACGTCCAGATGACGTCATTCAGCACAAACCAAGCGAACGCGGTGACGGACGCCCAGTACCAGTACCTGGACGCAGCGCAACGACACGTCATCAACAAGAAGGCGACGGTCGAGTTCAAGTACACGCCAG GTGTGTCGAGTCATCTCCAACATTTGACCTTGACATCTCTCTTAACAGTCGTGATGTGTGCTGTGTTCAGCCAGACGTCATAG